The Spirosoma foliorum genome has a window encoding:
- a CDS encoding DUF2490 domain-containing protein translates to MIRRSLAFCLVISFFIGTISRTLAQTSLTPATPLGSWLIATVQLPAGDKKWGGFAELQARSNGTFSQYFYNELKAGVSYDLDKNFSLMVAGGRYATYDYQDLSAGPLNTEKRIWEQLIINQYLTRLKFEHRYRIEQRWFTYRDGTTPYRNRVRYRLNMFVPLNNRTITDKTAFLSLYDEIFVNPLGPTFERNRLYAGVGYQFDQRWIIQLGLINQTNYNPATFESGVFTPQLATGKNNIVVGLTYRLKRSKNSEKLPSQPD, encoded by the coding sequence GTGATTCGCCGTTCTTTAGCTTTTTGTCTGGTAATCAGTTTCTTTATTGGTACGATTAGTCGTACACTTGCACAAACATCTCTTACGCCGGCAACTCCGTTAGGAAGCTGGCTGATTGCCACGGTTCAGTTGCCCGCTGGAGATAAAAAATGGGGCGGTTTTGCCGAATTACAGGCCCGTAGTAATGGTACGTTTAGCCAATATTTTTACAATGAACTGAAGGCTGGCGTTAGTTACGACCTTGATAAAAATTTCTCGCTGATGGTAGCCGGTGGGCGTTATGCCACCTATGATTATCAGGACCTCTCAGCTGGTCCACTCAATACCGAAAAGCGTATTTGGGAACAGCTCATTATCAATCAATACCTGACCCGGCTTAAGTTTGAACACAGGTACCGCATTGAGCAGCGGTGGTTTACATATCGTGACGGTACAACACCCTACCGCAACCGGGTTCGGTATCGGCTGAATATGTTCGTGCCCCTTAATAATCGGACAATTACTGATAAAACAGCTTTCCTGTCTTTGTACGACGAAATCTTCGTTAATCCGCTAGGACCAACGTTTGAGCGAAATCGATTGTATGCAGGTGTGGGCTACCAGTTCGATCAACGCTGGATTATACAATTGGGCCTTATAAACCAGACGAATTACAATCCGGCTACGTTTGAAAGTGGTGTATTTACCCCGCAGCTGGCAACGGGTAAGAACAACATCGTAGTTGGGCTGACCTACCGACTGAAGCGCAGTAAAAACTCCGAGAAACTGCCTTCGCAACCTGATTAA
- a CDS encoding sensor histidine kinase, translating to MKLLTKTNQIYLTFSLVIYLLTALAFYQIIRLLIYDEVESRLKVERRDFETYVRKHNAWTSAPYFVENKIEVIPVSKRVPIREAFKDTLIENRYDGELIPFRQLTFYEPIHGVIHRVSIRKSLIQTYRLIEVISVAMVLFLGLLLLGMFWFQRKLSGRLWLPFYGTLARIKQFDLNNDTSLQLSKSEITEFNELNDVLQKMAAKMQQDYQSLKEFTENASHEMQTPLALINAKVEQLIQTEQLTETQTNWIESIYQASRRISRLNQGLLLLAKIENRQFSDTQSVDLSALLTEKLTDMEEVLSFKQLSINLQTTAPFAVQLPASLADSLVTNLVNNAIKHNQPNGRIELTSTADQLCLSNTGGQLISDPERLFERFKKESTGPDSVGLGLAIVRQICDSYGLHIAYRETGGIHEFCISHVLT from the coding sequence TTGAAACTGCTTACCAAAACCAACCAGATTTACCTGACGTTTTCGCTGGTTATTTATCTGCTGACCGCGCTGGCCTTTTACCAGATTATCCGGCTTCTTATTTACGATGAGGTCGAAAGTCGGTTAAAAGTCGAACGGCGGGATTTCGAAACTTATGTCCGTAAACATAATGCCTGGACGAGCGCTCCGTATTTTGTTGAGAATAAGATCGAGGTAATACCCGTTAGTAAACGTGTCCCGATTCGGGAAGCCTTTAAAGACACACTTATTGAAAATCGCTACGACGGCGAACTGATTCCGTTCCGGCAATTGACCTTCTACGAACCGATTCACGGCGTTATTCACCGGGTATCTATCCGTAAGTCACTGATTCAGACCTATCGGCTAATCGAAGTGATTAGCGTTGCGATGGTACTTTTTCTGGGTTTACTGTTGCTAGGCATGTTCTGGTTTCAGCGGAAACTCTCCGGCCGACTCTGGCTTCCGTTTTATGGCACGTTGGCGCGTATCAAGCAATTTGACCTCAACAACGATACATCTCTGCAATTGAGTAAGTCAGAAATTACGGAGTTCAATGAGCTGAACGATGTGTTGCAAAAAATGGCAGCGAAGATGCAGCAGGACTATCAAAGTCTGAAAGAATTTACCGAAAATGCATCGCATGAGATGCAAACACCCCTGGCTCTCATCAATGCCAAAGTGGAGCAACTCATCCAGACCGAACAACTCACCGAAACCCAAACGAACTGGATTGAGTCAATCTATCAGGCATCCCGACGCATTTCTCGGTTGAATCAGGGATTACTCCTATTGGCTAAAATTGAGAATCGGCAGTTTAGTGATACGCAATCGGTCGATTTATCGGCACTCCTGACAGAAAAACTAACCGACATGGAGGAGGTTCTGTCGTTCAAACAGTTATCAATAAATCTACAAACGACTGCGCCCTTTGCCGTCCAGCTACCCGCTTCTCTGGCAGATAGTCTTGTCACGAATCTGGTCAATAATGCCATCAAACACAACCAGCCCAATGGTCGAATCGAGCTGACATCGACCGCCGATCAGTTGTGTTTAAGTAATACAGGGGGGCAATTAATCTCAGACCCTGAACGATTATTCGAGCGTTTCAAAAAAGAAAGTACTGGACCCGATTCGGTAGGGTTAGGACTGGCTATTGTCCGGCAAATCTGCGACAGTTACGGCCTGCACATTGCGTACCGGGAAACGGGTGGCATCCATGAATTTTGTATTTCCCACGTGTTAACGTAG
- a CDS encoding GNAT family N-acetyltransferase — translation MTIRFATSADVPAILAIYAPFITGSTITFEYDVPTVAEFTERVQAIQQQFPYLVAEIDGRLLGYAYASKHRDRAAYQWSVETSVYVHPDGHRKGIARQLYNTLFDLLRRQGYYNAYAGITLPNHKSESFHRSFDFEHIGTYTNIGYKLGAWHSVSWFQLPLQPYQTNPPVPIPITQLEIKKKPTRN, via the coding sequence ATGACCATTCGTTTTGCTACATCAGCCGATGTGCCCGCTATTCTGGCTATTTATGCGCCTTTCATTACAGGATCGACCATTACGTTTGAATATGACGTACCGACTGTTGCTGAGTTTACCGAACGTGTTCAAGCCATTCAGCAGCAATTTCCTTATCTGGTAGCTGAAATCGACGGGCGATTGCTAGGGTACGCCTATGCGTCGAAGCACCGGGACCGAGCCGCGTATCAATGGTCCGTCGAGACATCGGTGTATGTGCATCCTGATGGTCATCGGAAAGGGATCGCTCGTCAGCTTTATAATACATTATTTGATTTATTACGTCGGCAAGGCTATTACAATGCCTATGCGGGTATTACGTTGCCTAATCACAAGAGCGAATCATTTCATCGTTCATTCGACTTCGAACACATCGGGACGTATACGAATATTGGCTACAAGCTGGGGGCGTGGCATAGTGTGTCCTGGTTTCAGTTACCACTCCAACCTTATCAGACAAACCCACCCGTGCCAATTCCCATTACCCAACTAGAGATCAAAAAGAAGCCTACTAGAAACTAG
- a CDS encoding DUF3817 domain-containing protein → MKNFLTTNIGRLRLIGLLEGISLLVLIGIAVPAKHLLGDPTLVKAIGPVHGVLFLLFVFNTLSVGVEYRWKFKTTTWKVLLACMVPFGTFYIDKKILSKIEPSAD, encoded by the coding sequence ATGAAAAACTTTCTCACAACAAACATCGGCCGTCTTCGACTCATTGGTCTTTTAGAAGGCATTTCGTTACTTGTACTGATTGGTATTGCCGTTCCGGCAAAACACCTGCTGGGTGACCCGACGCTCGTAAAAGCAATTGGGCCGGTTCATGGCGTGTTATTTCTTCTATTCGTGTTCAATACGCTAAGCGTGGGAGTCGAATACCGATGGAAGTTTAAAACGACGACCTGGAAAGTGCTGCTTGCCTGTATGGTTCCCTTTGGTACGTTCTACATCGACAAGAAAATATTGAGCAAAATAGAGCCATCGGCAGATTAA
- a CDS encoding response regulator transcription factor gives MKVLVVEDEQGLAESITDYMVKDGYICETAATFRDAEEKIHLYTYDCVIVDLTLPDGNGFQIIETLKRLIATTGVIIISARNALEDKLKGLEIGSDDYLTKPFHLSELNARVKSLLRRRQFGGHTEIRFQEIVVVPHTRKVFVNGQLTTLSRKEYDLLLYFLSNVDVALTKASIAEHLWGDNIDSADSFDMVYSHIKNLRRKLLEKGAADYVQSIYGIGYKFCQP, from the coding sequence ATGAAAGTACTGGTCGTAGAAGATGAACAGGGGTTAGCAGAAAGCATCACTGATTACATGGTGAAGGATGGGTACATCTGCGAAACAGCAGCTACGTTTCGGGATGCCGAAGAGAAAATCCACCTCTATACCTACGACTGCGTGATTGTTGATCTGACGTTACCCGATGGCAATGGATTTCAGATTATCGAAACGCTGAAACGGCTTATTGCGACAACAGGCGTCATCATTATATCGGCCCGTAATGCACTGGAAGACAAACTAAAAGGACTCGAAATTGGCTCCGATGATTACCTGACTAAGCCCTTCCATTTGTCGGAGCTGAATGCCCGTGTTAAATCGCTGCTTCGTCGGCGGCAGTTTGGCGGACACACCGAAATTCGGTTTCAGGAAATCGTAGTGGTGCCCCATACTCGCAAAGTATTCGTCAATGGGCAGCTCACAACATTGTCGCGAAAAGAGTATGATTTACTGCTTTATTTCCTGTCGAATGTGGATGTAGCCCTCACAAAAGCCTCTATTGCCGAGCACCTTTGGGGCGATAATATCGACTCCGCCGATTCGTTCGATATGGTGTATTCGCACATCAAAAATCTACGCCGGAAATTGCTGGAAAAAGGAGCTGCCGATTACGTACAATCCATCTATGGAATAGGCTATAAATTTTGTCAGCCTTGA